The Pirellulimonas nuda genome includes a region encoding these proteins:
- a CDS encoding Lnb N-terminal periplasmic domain-containing protein, protein MLAGPTLPPRVCDRRLPILLAACCALAGCKTVDKSLTPSNHRDWRPDHAVLPTAEFHGDQITVRNVRNCRYLDRDSYVVDYYDLTLDSNSIRAVDFMVAPFGPVPALAHTMLSFEFDDAQGKPRHLAMSVEVRKERGEEFDPAKGAANQYEIMYVAADERDAIGARAQLFDEDIYLYRTRATPALARAVFIDMAERMNELHEEPEFYNLFTNNCTTNLLDHLNRIEPNRVVYDWRVLLPGKSDRKAYEEGLLATEAPFEQAKAAAHVNPRVAAAVKSDDFSSAIRR, encoded by the coding sequence GTGCTAGCAGGACCGACCTTGCCGCCGCGTGTTTGCGACCGCCGACTGCCGATCCTTCTGGCGGCGTGCTGCGCGCTGGCGGGCTGCAAGACGGTGGACAAGTCTCTGACGCCCTCGAACCACCGCGACTGGCGCCCCGACCACGCCGTGCTGCCGACCGCCGAGTTCCACGGCGATCAGATCACCGTCCGCAACGTGCGCAACTGCCGGTACCTGGACCGCGACAGCTACGTGGTGGACTACTACGACCTGACGCTCGACTCGAACTCGATCCGCGCGGTCGACTTCATGGTCGCCCCGTTCGGCCCGGTGCCGGCGCTGGCGCACACGATGCTGAGTTTCGAGTTCGACGACGCCCAGGGGAAGCCGCGGCACCTGGCGATGAGCGTCGAGGTGCGGAAAGAACGGGGCGAGGAGTTCGACCCCGCCAAGGGCGCCGCCAACCAGTACGAGATTATGTACGTGGCCGCGGACGAGCGCGACGCGATCGGCGCCCGCGCCCAGTTGTTTGACGAAGACATCTACCTCTACCGCACCCGGGCCACCCCCGCGCTGGCGCGGGCCGTGTTCATCGACATGGCCGAGCGGATGAACGAGCTGCACGAAGAGCCGGAGTTCTACAACCTGTTCACCAACAACTGCACCACCAACCTGCTAGACCACCTGAACCGCATCGAGCCCAACCGTGTTGTGTACGACTGGCGGGTGCTGCTGCCCGGCAAGAGCGACCGCAAGGCGTACGAGGAGGGGCTGCTGGCGACCGAGGCCCCGTTCGAGCAGGCCAAAGCAGCGGCGCACGTCAACCCGCGGGTCGCCGCGGCGGTGAAGTCGGACGATTTTTCCAGCGCGATCCGGCGCTAG
- a CDS encoding NAD(P)-dependent methylenetetrahydromethanopterin dehydrogenase, producing MKRILLCLDTDPQPSVFDAVVAVDAGADLLLRHGAVGPDAVEALVHGAIFTRAPADLKYTAIAIGGSDVAAGERVLRAVTAAFFGPMRVSVLLDSNGSNTTAAAAVLAAGRHAQLGPQATAVVVGAGPVGQRCVELLTDAGCPVRLVMRNQQRADQAAAAMGRQGVTPLASIADALDGAQVLIAAGPPGVELVTPDARLASDALRVAIDLNAVPPLGIAGVEMADKAVDRGGCACYGAIGVGGLKMKIHRAAIARLFESNDQVLGAAEVFALARELFS from the coding sequence ATGAAACGCATCCTCCTCTGCCTCGACACCGACCCGCAGCCCAGCGTCTTCGACGCGGTCGTGGCGGTAGACGCCGGCGCGGACCTGTTGTTGAGGCACGGCGCCGTGGGGCCCGACGCTGTCGAGGCGCTGGTGCACGGCGCCATCTTCACCCGCGCGCCCGCCGACCTCAAATACACGGCGATCGCGATCGGCGGGTCGGACGTCGCCGCGGGCGAGCGCGTGCTGCGGGCCGTGACCGCGGCGTTCTTTGGGCCGATGCGGGTGTCGGTGCTGCTGGACTCCAACGGCTCAAACACCACCGCCGCGGCCGCGGTGTTGGCGGCAGGGCGGCACGCCCAGCTCGGCCCACAGGCGACCGCGGTCGTTGTCGGCGCCGGACCGGTAGGCCAGCGCTGCGTCGAGCTGCTCACCGACGCCGGCTGCCCCGTGCGGCTGGTGATGCGCAACCAGCAGCGCGCCGACCAGGCCGCGGCGGCGATGGGTCGCCAGGGGGTCACGCCGCTGGCGAGCATCGCCGACGCGCTCGACGGCGCCCAGGTGCTGATTGCCGCGGGCCCACCCGGCGTGGAGCTGGTCACGCCCGACGCCCGGCTCGCGTCCGATGCCTTGCGGGTAGCGATCGACCTGAACGCCGTCCCGCCGCTGGGGATCGCCGGGGTAGAGATGGCCGACAAGGCCGTCGATCGCGGCGGCTGCGCGTGCTACGGCGCGATCGGCGTCGGGGGCTTGAAGATGAAAATCCACCGCGCCGCCATCGCCAGGCTCTTCGAGTCAAACGACCAGGTGCTGGGCGCCGCCGAGGTGTTTGCCCTGGCCCGCGAGCTGTTCTCCTGA
- the fae gene encoding formaldehyde-activating enzyme yields MSMMIGEALFGDGNEIAHIDLLIGSKEGPVGTAFANALANQSEGHSNLLAVLTPNLAVKPATVLITKVTIKGMKQAVQMFGPAQAAVAKAVADSVADGVIPKSDAEKLVIVCGVFIHPEAADDKKIYEFNLQATKDAIKAAMTGSPTADEMIAGKDAAAHPFRGF; encoded by the coding sequence ATGAGCATGATGATCGGAGAGGCCCTATTCGGCGACGGCAACGAGATCGCCCATATCGACCTGTTGATCGGCAGCAAAGAGGGCCCCGTGGGGACCGCGTTTGCCAACGCCCTGGCCAATCAGAGCGAGGGGCACAGCAACCTGCTGGCGGTCCTGACCCCCAACCTGGCCGTAAAACCCGCTACGGTGCTCATCACCAAGGTCACGATCAAGGGGATGAAGCAGGCGGTGCAGATGTTCGGCCCCGCCCAGGCCGCGGTGGCCAAGGCCGTGGCGGACTCGGTCGCCGACGGCGTGATCCCCAAGTCGGACGCCGAAAAGCTAGTGATCGTGTGCGGCGTGTTCATCCACCCCGAAGCCGCCGACGACAAGAAGATCTACGAGTTCAACCTGCAAGCGACCAAAGACGCCATCAAGGCCGCCATGACCGGCAGCCCCACGGCCGACGAGATGATCGCGGGCAAGGACGCGGCGGCCCACCCGTTCCGCGGGTTTTAA
- a CDS encoding DUF1559 family PulG-like putative transporter, with translation MSHPVRHAKRSAFTPRPGFTLVELLVVIAIIGTLVALLLPAVQAARESARSNTCRNNQKNIALALNLYESSQKEFPGYVEDIKLPNGTQYEGRRAPWAVMILPFMEETALWDAWSNLEGKSSTPSATWAGLPSPVAPEREIMVCPSDPIDEPGKPFSSYVVNAGQAFDDTKRTDSQEYAANGVFFDRSTKLTYGQRSADGREGKVLRTSMDSIQDGTSKTMMVSENLFTGYWCHDTLDASTSKDFKHQFGFVWHGVINNAKRRINGHNTDTSFDPGITTDALDASNEELGYPSSEHPSTVNAAFCDGHVTTLADDIDGVVYAQIMTSNYKRSKLVTANNQTDAQLPPVSDSSF, from the coding sequence ATGAGCCATCCCGTCCGCCACGCCAAGCGTTCCGCGTTCACCCCCCGACCCGGTTTCACGCTTGTTGAGCTGCTGGTGGTGATCGCCATCATCGGCACCCTGGTAGCGCTGCTGCTGCCGGCCGTGCAGGCCGCCCGCGAATCGGCCCGCAGCAACACCTGCCGGAACAACCAGAAGAACATCGCCCTGGCGCTGAACCTCTACGAGTCGAGCCAGAAAGAGTTCCCCGGCTACGTGGAGGACATCAAGCTCCCCAACGGCACGCAGTACGAGGGGCGGCGGGCGCCCTGGGCGGTGATGATCCTGCCGTTCATGGAAGAGACGGCCTTGTGGGACGCCTGGAGCAATCTCGAGGGGAAGTCGTCGACTCCCAGCGCCACCTGGGCTGGCCTGCCGTCGCCGGTAGCGCCCGAACGGGAGATCATGGTCTGCCCCAGCGACCCGATCGATGAGCCGGGCAAGCCGTTCTCCTCCTACGTGGTGAACGCCGGCCAGGCGTTTGACGACACGAAGCGGACGGACTCTCAGGAGTACGCCGCAAACGGCGTGTTCTTCGATCGCAGCACGAAGTTGACCTACGGCCAACGGAGCGCGGACGGCCGCGAAGGGAAGGTGCTGCGGACGAGCATGGACTCGATCCAAGACGGCACCAGCAAGACGATGATGGTCTCCGAGAACCTGTTCACCGGGTACTGGTGCCACGACACGCTTGACGCCTCTACAAGCAAAGACTTCAAGCATCAGTTCGGTTTTGTGTGGCACGGCGTGATCAACAACGCCAAGCGGCGGATCAACGGCCACAACACCGACACCTCCTTCGACCCGGGGATCACCACCGACGCGCTCGACGCCTCCAACGAAGAGCTGGGTTACCCCTCCAGCGAGCACCCGTCGACGGTAAACGCCGCCTTCTGCGACGGCCACGTCACGACGCTTGCCGACGATATCGACGGAGTCGTGTACGCTCAGATCATGACGAGCAACTACAAGCGCTCGAAGCTGGTGACCGCGAACAACCAGACCGACGCCCAGTTGCCGCCCGTTTCGGACAGCTCGTTCTAG
- a CDS encoding exosortase-associated EpsI family protein, protein MLRYLPILLLVPIVVGLTLWEGMLSSRWEKDNVRAAECAKLIEQIPTNIGPWVGTDEVVEEEVLEGAGAVGAALSRVYENPATRQQVRVWLIVGHIDDISRHTPDVCNPSNGNQQFGEPEKVTMETPDGVATDFLTTSFGPSTDSPYANSRWRTFWSWFRPVEGEPVNWQVPQGKARWIFPNARAVYKLYLTAGQATQDEPAEISVCNEFAQEFMPVVNATLGKACTPGSIDDAAPAAADKAEGEAEDQTAEDETEA, encoded by the coding sequence ATGCTCCGTTATCTCCCGATCTTGCTGCTTGTTCCCATTGTTGTCGGCCTGACGTTGTGGGAGGGCATGCTCTCCTCGCGCTGGGAGAAGGACAACGTCCGGGCCGCCGAGTGCGCCAAGCTGATCGAGCAGATCCCCACGAACATCGGCCCCTGGGTGGGGACCGACGAAGTCGTGGAAGAAGAAGTGCTCGAGGGCGCCGGGGCGGTGGGCGCCGCGTTGTCGCGCGTCTACGAGAACCCCGCCACGCGTCAGCAAGTACGCGTGTGGCTGATCGTCGGGCACATCGACGACATCAGCCGCCACACGCCCGACGTCTGCAACCCGTCCAACGGCAACCAGCAGTTTGGCGAGCCGGAGAAGGTGACCATGGAGACCCCGGACGGGGTCGCGACCGACTTCCTGACCACCTCGTTCGGTCCATCGACTGATTCGCCCTACGCGAACTCACGCTGGCGGACGTTCTGGAGCTGGTTCCGCCCCGTCGAGGGAGAGCCGGTGAATTGGCAGGTGCCCCAGGGCAAGGCCCGCTGGATCTTCCCCAACGCCCGGGCGGTGTACAAGCTCTACCTCACCGCGGGCCAAGCCACGCAGGACGAGCCGGCAGAGATCAGCGTCTGCAACGAGTTCGCCCAAGAATTCATGCCCGTCGTGAACGCGACCCTGGGCAAGGCCTGCACGCCGGGCTCGATCGACGACGCGGCGCCCGCGGCCGCCGACAAGGCAGAAGGCGAGGCCGAGGACCAGACCGCCGAAGACGAGACCGAGGCCTGA
- a CDS encoding polysaccharide biosynthesis/export family protein, which produces MLAGCGALILASGVGCTAFMAPRETIPATIPGPSPTSTAPRELDMVSLPPYVIEPPDILMINAIKIVPKPPHKIEPFDGLLIRALNTPLESPIADIFSVDPEGTVDLGPAYGKVRVVGMTIDDAQDAIRKELTKTLADPQVSVSLAFSAGAQQIVGEHLVGPDGRVNLGTYGSVYVTGLTLQQAKQAVEKQLSNKLEDPEVVVDVFAYNSKKYYIITQGSSFGDNIVNLPITGNETVLDAISNINGLSQVSSKHIWIARPAPNGVGCEQILPVNYDEITRGGVTATNWQVMPGDRLFISEQPLATLDARVATITRPFERLLGFVSLGTAAANRIVRFGLGTL; this is translated from the coding sequence TTGCTCGCAGGTTGTGGCGCGCTGATCCTCGCTTCGGGCGTGGGTTGCACCGCATTCATGGCGCCCCGGGAGACCATCCCGGCAACGATCCCGGGGCCGTCGCCTACCAGCACCGCGCCGCGCGAGCTGGACATGGTGTCGCTCCCGCCGTACGTGATCGAGCCGCCAGACATCTTGATGATCAACGCCATCAAGATCGTCCCGAAACCCCCGCACAAGATCGAGCCCTTCGACGGCCTGTTGATCCGCGCCCTGAACACGCCGCTGGAGTCGCCGATCGCCGACATCTTCAGCGTCGATCCGGAGGGGACCGTCGACCTGGGCCCCGCCTACGGCAAGGTGCGCGTGGTCGGCATGACCATCGACGACGCCCAAGACGCTATCCGCAAGGAGCTGACCAAGACGCTCGCCGACCCGCAGGTCAGCGTGTCGTTGGCCTTCTCCGCCGGCGCCCAGCAGATCGTGGGCGAGCACCTGGTGGGGCCAGACGGACGCGTCAACCTGGGGACGTACGGCTCGGTCTACGTCACCGGCCTGACGCTCCAGCAGGCCAAGCAGGCGGTCGAGAAGCAGTTGTCGAACAAGCTAGAAGACCCCGAGGTTGTGGTCGACGTGTTCGCCTACAACAGCAAGAAGTACTACATCATCACGCAGGGGAGCTCGTTCGGCGACAACATCGTCAACCTGCCGATCACCGGCAACGAGACGGTGCTCGACGCCATCTCGAACATCAACGGCCTCAGTCAGGTTTCCAGCAAGCACATCTGGATCGCCCGCCCGGCGCCCAACGGCGTGGGCTGCGAGCAGATCCTGCCGGTCAACTACGACGAGATTACCCGTGGCGGCGTGACCGCCACGAACTGGCAGGTCATGCCCGGAGACCGGTTGTTCATCTCCGAACAGCCGCTGGCGACGCTCGACGCCCGCGTGGCGACGATCACCCGTCCGTTTGAACGTCTGCTCGGGTTCGTCTCGCTCGGCACGGCCGCCGCGAACCGCATTGTCCGCTTCGGCCTAGGCACACTGTAG
- the xrt gene encoding exosortase encodes MPASISQVGLSPLGARGHAGVGEPVDFNPADPKQKQVLITFAVAVVVLLFVYLEMLVTTAGTWSNDMYSHGYIIPVLAGALFWVRRKGLVPATASEVWAGAGMICVALLVRIFAATYNMEPLDRYSFLLALLGAVVLSGGWRMLSWAWLPVLFLFFMYPLPTVVELRLLVSLQEWAAKISAVVLQVLGTGVLRVGNQIKYQGEDLMEVAEVCSGLRMATILSAMAVAMVFFIERPWWDRLIVLLSALPIAFIVNVARIVVTGLIFIAVKNTGEAISPEMAEWIDQIAHDWMGLAMPIAAVGLIYLELAILSKLSVPEETVELKPAGMSARPMAPIQ; translated from the coding sequence ATGCCAGCATCGATATCACAAGTCGGACTTTCGCCGCTCGGGGCCCGCGGGCATGCCGGCGTCGGCGAGCCCGTTGACTTCAACCCCGCCGACCCGAAGCAGAAGCAGGTTCTGATCACCTTCGCCGTCGCGGTGGTCGTGCTCCTGTTTGTCTACCTAGAAATGCTGGTCACCACGGCCGGCACCTGGTCGAACGACATGTACTCGCACGGGTACATCATCCCGGTGCTCGCGGGGGCGTTGTTCTGGGTCCGCCGCAAGGGCCTCGTGCCCGCCACTGCCAGCGAGGTGTGGGCCGGCGCCGGGATGATCTGCGTGGCGCTGCTGGTCCGGATTTTTGCGGCCACCTACAACATGGAGCCGCTTGACCGCTACAGTTTCCTGCTAGCGCTGCTCGGCGCCGTGGTGCTGTCCGGCGGGTGGCGCATGCTGTCGTGGGCGTGGCTTCCGGTGCTGTTCTTGTTCTTTATGTACCCGCTCCCCACCGTCGTGGAGCTCAGGCTGCTCGTCTCGCTGCAGGAGTGGGCCGCAAAGATCAGCGCCGTCGTGTTGCAGGTGCTGGGGACCGGGGTGCTGCGTGTCGGCAATCAGATCAAGTACCAGGGTGAGGACCTGATGGAGGTCGCCGAGGTCTGTAGCGGCCTGCGGATGGCCACCATCCTCTCGGCCATGGCGGTCGCCATGGTGTTCTTCATCGAACGCCCCTGGTGGGACCGGCTCATCGTGCTGCTCAGCGCGCTGCCGATCGCGTTTATCGTTAACGTCGCGAGAATCGTCGTGACCGGCCTGATCTTTATCGCGGTGAAGAACACCGGCGAGGCCATCTCCCCCGAAATGGCCGAATGGATCGACCAGATCGCCCACGACTGGATGGGGCTGGCGATGCCCATCGCGGCGGTAGGACTTATCTACTTAGAGCTTGCAATCTTGTCGAAGCTGTCGGTGCCAGAAGAAACCGTGGAACTCAAGCCTGCGGGGATGTCGGCCCGACCCATGGCCCCGATCCAGTAA
- a CDS encoding polysaccharide biosynthesis tyrosine autokinase, with the protein MSQHDGNHTHYDPMPSDDSIPPRPPIGGALAPLTAGMPVGGPLAQMPMGPRPTDVIRGGMDRSGLFHALRRRWLLATCMGLLLGAASAAGLWIAFPESSTATVQYLVSSENQEVMGGDMGNESRDFEIYRKTQVVQIRSPFVINAVLKDPAVRALKSVAAEPEEDRPEWLLERLTAQFPGDSEVLEIRLTGSEPKEDLAVLAQAVSRAYYEEVVYRAKQKRLLPRTILQQAATKLDAEIRRKSESLLALQQDRGSTDALVFDPRTQMLMTDIKDAQTKKSQAEGALAEARAEFSLIQTMVNDPAYLEAQVDEALAQDPSIANMQQMVMMYDMQIREVRSTTKHGDSPQLRSLEKKRNSIQNEIAQTRSQMKQQFMTRKQTEPDPYLKQATVRFQIALQNYGQQIKQAEEVIAKLKEEVEVLGEKDAELAMRASEVEQLQLVQQSVVDRIERWDIEAEAPDRITPLGGDPNAPPETTDNINFYERTAISTVGGIGAFLLTALGIAYAEFSGRKLNDPDQVEEGLGIRVIGTLPSLSGRKVLSSSSPILAQLQESIDSVRTALMHESTTKRRQIVLVTSPATLEGRTTVASQLAVSLSRAGRRTLLIDGDVRSPSLHTLFDVPLEDGLCEVLRAEVDVSDVVRATNAEGLWLLTGGYCDVDAVHALATDQVQPIIEKLRGDYDFIIIDGAPVIGLSDALLFGQHCDGAILSVLRDQTSVPKIHQAAELLRSVGIRMIGTVVNGVPFKSDRRVMHLQTAAPRSPRKQLEQADA; encoded by the coding sequence ATGTCTCAACACGACGGCAACCACACACACTACGATCCCATGCCAAGCGACGACTCAATTCCGCCGCGTCCCCCCATCGGGGGCGCGCTCGCTCCCCTCACCGCCGGCATGCCGGTCGGGGGGCCGCTGGCGCAGATGCCGATGGGCCCCCGACCGACCGACGTCATCCGCGGCGGCATGGACCGCAGCGGGCTGTTCCACGCGTTGCGGCGCCGCTGGTTGCTAGCGACCTGCATGGGCCTGCTGCTGGGCGCCGCCTCGGCCGCCGGGCTCTGGATCGCGTTCCCCGAATCGTCCACGGCCACCGTGCAGTACCTCGTGTCGAGCGAGAACCAGGAGGTCATGGGGGGAGACATGGGCAACGAGTCCCGTGACTTCGAGATCTACCGCAAGACGCAGGTCGTGCAGATCCGCAGCCCGTTTGTGATCAACGCCGTCCTGAAGGACCCGGCCGTCCGGGCGCTGAAGTCGGTGGCCGCGGAGCCCGAAGAAGACCGCCCCGAGTGGCTGTTGGAGCGCCTCACGGCCCAGTTCCCGGGCGACTCCGAAGTGTTGGAGATCCGCCTCACGGGCAGCGAACCCAAAGAAGACCTCGCCGTGCTGGCCCAGGCGGTCAGCCGGGCGTACTACGAAGAAGTTGTGTACCGCGCCAAGCAGAAACGGCTTCTGCCCCGCACCATCCTTCAGCAGGCCGCCACGAAGCTCGACGCCGAGATCCGCCGCAAGAGCGAGTCGCTGCTGGCGTTGCAGCAGGACCGGGGCTCGACGGACGCCTTGGTGTTCGACCCCCGCACGCAGATGCTGATGACCGACATCAAGGACGCGCAAACGAAAAAGTCGCAGGCCGAAGGCGCCCTGGCCGAGGCCCGGGCAGAGTTCAGCCTGATCCAGACGATGGTGAACGACCCCGCGTACCTCGAAGCGCAGGTGGACGAGGCGCTGGCGCAGGACCCGTCGATCGCCAACATGCAGCAGATGGTGATGATGTACGACATGCAGATCCGCGAGGTCCGCTCCACCACCAAGCACGGCGACTCTCCGCAACTGCGTTCCCTGGAAAAGAAGCGGAACTCGATCCAGAACGAGATCGCCCAGACCCGCAGCCAGATGAAGCAGCAGTTCATGACGCGCAAGCAGACCGAACCCGACCCGTACCTCAAGCAAGCGACCGTGCGGTTCCAGATCGCGCTGCAGAACTACGGCCAGCAGATCAAGCAGGCCGAAGAAGTCATCGCCAAGCTTAAGGAAGAGGTCGAGGTGCTGGGCGAGAAGGACGCCGAGTTGGCGATGCGTGCGAGCGAGGTTGAGCAGCTTCAGCTCGTGCAGCAGAGCGTGGTCGACCGGATCGAACGTTGGGACATCGAGGCCGAGGCCCCGGACCGCATCACCCCGCTTGGCGGCGACCCCAACGCCCCGCCGGAGACGACCGACAACATCAACTTCTACGAACGAACCGCCATTTCGACCGTCGGCGGCATCGGCGCCTTCCTGCTGACCGCCCTGGGGATCGCCTACGCAGAGTTCTCCGGCCGGAAGCTGAACGACCCCGACCAGGTAGAAGAGGGCCTCGGCATCCGCGTCATCGGCACGCTGCCGTCGCTGTCCGGACGCAAGGTGCTTTCGAGCAGCAGCCCGATCCTGGCTCAGTTGCAAGAATCGATCGACAGCGTGCGGACCGCGCTGATGCACGAGTCGACCACCAAGCGGCGACAGATCGTGCTGGTCACCAGCCCGGCGACCCTGGAGGGACGCACCACCGTCGCCAGCCAGTTGGCCGTGAGCCTGTCTCGCGCCGGCCGGCGGACGTTGTTGATCGACGGCGACGTCCGCAGCCCGTCGCTGCACACGCTGTTCGACGTGCCGTTGGAAGACGGATTGTGCGAGGTGCTGCGGGCCGAGGTGGACGTCTCCGACGTGGTCCGCGCCACCAACGCCGAGGGGCTGTGGCTGCTGACCGGCGGGTACTGCGACGTTGACGCGGTGCACGCGTTGGCCACCGACCAGGTGCAGCCGATTATCGAGAAGCTCCGCGGCGACTACGACTTTATCATCATCGACGGCGCCCCGGTGATCGGGCTGTCCGACGCCCTGCTGTTCGGTCAGCACTGCGACGGCGCCATCCTGTCGGTGCTCCGCGACCAGACGTCTGTCCCCAAGATCCATCAGGCGGCCGAGCTGCTCCGCAGCGTCGGCATCCGGATGATCGGCACGGTGGTCAACGGCGTCCCGTTCAAGAGCGACCGCCGCGTGATGCACCTGCAAACCGCGGCGCCCAGGAGCCCGCGGAAGCAGTTGGAACAGGCCGACGCGTAA
- a CDS encoding phosphatidylinositol-specific phospholipase C1-like protein yields MVFLSCLPLPPRLRASARGLAIVALLAPLAACAEAPVTLDRVQLIGSHNSFKAPIDPPLLRTMATFSADAWRLDYAHAPLPEQLELGLRAFEIDVYHDPQGGVFAKPAGIELMRSAGAQHAPFDPQGVMLRPGYKVLHVPDIDFRSNCPTLALALAQFKAWSAANPGHLPVVVTMNVSDQRAPLPGAATPPKIDAGALDRLDAELRAGLGDHRLLTPDFVRGDADSLESAVLDGGWPTVERAAGRFLFVLDEGGAKRDAYIAGHPSLRGRVLFTNSPAGSPEAAFHIVNNPIKDGARIRDLVARGYLVRTRADAETVEARKNDTRRFVAAVESGAQVISTDYYVADPRVGPYRVRFDDGGFVRYKPEAPHPAATKAPP; encoded by the coding sequence TTGGTCTTTCTCTCTTGCCTGCCCCTCCCTCCGCGCCTCCGCGCCTCTGCGAGAGGTTTAGCCATTGTCGCGCTGCTGGCCCCGCTGGCGGCCTGCGCGGAGGCGCCCGTCACGCTCGACCGCGTGCAGCTCATCGGCAGCCACAACTCGTTCAAGGCGCCGATCGACCCGCCGCTGCTGCGGACGATGGCGACCTTCAGCGCCGACGCCTGGCGGCTCGACTACGCGCACGCCCCGCTGCCGGAGCAGCTTGAACTGGGGCTGCGGGCGTTTGAGATCGACGTCTACCACGACCCGCAGGGGGGCGTGTTCGCCAAGCCGGCGGGGATCGAGCTCATGCGTTCGGCCGGCGCCCAGCACGCCCCGTTCGACCCCCAGGGGGTAATGCTCCGCCCCGGCTACAAGGTGCTGCACGTTCCCGACATCGACTTCCGTTCAAACTGTCCAACGCTGGCGCTCGCCCTGGCGCAGTTTAAGGCGTGGTCCGCCGCCAACCCGGGGCACCTGCCGGTGGTGGTGACGATGAACGTGAGCGACCAGCGGGCGCCGCTGCCGGGCGCCGCGACGCCGCCCAAGATCGACGCCGGGGCCCTCGACCGCCTCGACGCCGAGCTCCGCGCCGGCCTGGGCGACCATCGGCTGCTCACCCCCGACTTCGTCCGCGGAGACGCCGACTCCCTTGAGTCGGCCGTGCTGGATGGGGGCTGGCCGACCGTCGAGCGTGCGGCGGGCCGGTTCTTGTTCGTGCTGGACGAGGGGGGCGCGAAGCGCGACGCGTACATCGCGGGGCATCCCTCGCTGCGGGGGAGGGTGCTGTTCACCAATTCACCGGCGGGCTCGCCGGAGGCGGCCTTCCACATCGTCAACAACCCGATCAAGGACGGCGCCCGCATCCGCGACCTGGTCGCCCGCGGCTACCTGGTGCGGACACGGGCCGACGCCGAAACCGTCGAGGCGCGGAAGAACGACACCCGCCGCTTCGTGGCCGCGGTGGAGAGCGGCGCCCAGGTCATCAGCACCGACTACTACGTGGCGGACCCGCGGGTCGGTCCCTACCGGGTGCGGTTTGACGACGGCGGCTTCGTGCGCTACAAACCAGAAGCCCCCCACCCTGCCGCAACCAAGGCCCCGCCATGA
- a CDS encoding DUF2237 family protein, translating to MSSETVRRAKNVLGEELQTCGTRPMTGFYRDGCCNTGPSDQGLHLVCCRVTAEFLRYSKQSGNDLSTPMPEYQFPGLKPGDQWCVCAERWKQAYDAGMAPQVVLEATHMSMLEFATLEELREHAAE from the coding sequence ATGAGCTCCGAAACCGTCCGCCGCGCCAAGAACGTGCTGGGAGAAGAGCTGCAGACGTGCGGCACGCGGCCGATGACCGGCTTCTACCGCGACGGCTGCTGCAACACCGGCCCCAGCGATCAGGGGCTGCACCTGGTCTGCTGCCGGGTCACGGCCGAGTTCTTGCGCTACAGCAAGCAGTCCGGCAACGACCTGTCGACGCCGATGCCCGAGTACCAGTTCCCCGGCCTGAAGCCGGGCGACCAGTGGTGTGTGTGCGCCGAGCGCTGGAAGCAGGCCTACGACGCGGGGATGGCGCCCCAGGTGGTGCTCGAGGCGACCCACATGTCGATGCTGGAGTTCGCGACGCTGGAAGAGCTTCGCGAGCACGCCGCGGAGTAG
- a CDS encoding Uma2 family endonuclease, with protein sequence MSILPTASPNALEPVWELATMYPYQGQWSEDAYLDLTEGANRLIEFSDGKLEFLAMPTEDHQDILLYLLDQLRAFVAAGDLGKVSFAGLRVRLRPGQVREPDIVFLCKQNFDKRGARVWDAADLAVEIVSDDDQSRQRDYDQKLRDYAAAGVSEYWIVDPRDKKISVFVLPEGSNAYVEYGVFTPGQAASSKLLAGLLVDVQAALDAGKV encoded by the coding sequence ATGAGCATTCTCCCCACGGCCAGTCCGAACGCGCTAGAACCCGTGTGGGAGCTGGCGACGATGTACCCGTATCAGGGCCAGTGGAGCGAAGACGCCTACCTGGACCTCACCGAAGGCGCCAACCGGCTCATCGAGTTCAGCGACGGCAAGTTGGAGTTCCTGGCGATGCCCACCGAGGACCATCAAGACATCTTGCTGTACCTTCTCGACCAGCTCCGGGCGTTCGTCGCGGCCGGTGACCTCGGCAAAGTATCCTTTGCCGGCCTGCGGGTCCGGCTGAGGCCGGGCCAGGTCCGCGAGCCGGACATCGTGTTCCTGTGCAAACAGAATTTCGACAAGCGCGGCGCACGCGTGTGGGACGCCGCCGACTTGGCTGTGGAGATCGTCAGCGACGACGACCAAAGCCGTCAGCGGGACTACGACCAGAAGCTGCGTGACTACGCCGCGGCCGGGGTATCGGAATACTGGATCGTTGATCCCAGGGACAAGAAGATCTCTGTGTTCGTGCTGCCCGAAGGGAGCAACGCCTATGTGGAATATGGCGTGTTCACGCCCGGGCAAGCTGCCTCTTCGAAGCTCCTCGCCGGCCTGCTTGTAGACGTCCAGGCCGCGCTGGACGCTGGGAAGGTGTAG